One Streptomyces sp. NBC_00554 DNA segment encodes these proteins:
- a CDS encoding DUF3068 domain-containing protein, translating into MRRKVSLILLAFAVFFAALSPLLHWYAFPRLAKVPANQYQDMVLEAKDATLLDYGTMTAKKVPKVTIVQTLKGNVEESEKIEKTAGRDVVVWDSLSYVQGPDGEMVSKLPERYIFDAHSQDPVHATGESVDGDPVTREGIEFKWPFNTEKRDYEYFDAQTRTSAPIHYKGTQKFRGVEVYYFEQTIPWTKVKFPKIMPVEGVTPESVAKTGTTRWYTTVRKFWVEPVTGAPVYGEEIHQEELRGGTLLGDRDKVTAFSGHVKMREDYIEYTVDLVKSNRTLVLMMTTYLPWGFLILGAGLLSLSLYLEARSRRGGDPAPTGAAEPEPVSA; encoded by the coding sequence ATGCGCCGCAAGGTCAGCCTGATCCTGCTCGCCTTCGCCGTGTTCTTCGCGGCACTGTCCCCCCTGCTGCACTGGTACGCCTTCCCGCGCCTGGCCAAGGTCCCCGCCAACCAGTACCAGGACATGGTCCTGGAGGCGAAGGACGCGACCCTCCTCGACTACGGCACCATGACGGCCAAGAAGGTCCCCAAGGTCACCATCGTGCAGACCCTCAAGGGCAACGTCGAAGAATCCGAGAAGATCGAGAAGACCGCGGGCCGCGACGTCGTCGTCTGGGACTCCCTCTCCTACGTCCAGGGCCCCGACGGGGAGATGGTCTCCAAGCTCCCCGAGCGCTACATCTTCGACGCGCACAGCCAGGACCCCGTCCACGCCACCGGCGAGTCGGTCGACGGCGACCCCGTCACCCGCGAGGGCATCGAGTTCAAGTGGCCCTTCAACACGGAGAAAAGGGACTACGAGTACTTCGACGCGCAGACCCGCACCTCGGCCCCCATTCACTACAAGGGCACCCAGAAATTCCGGGGCGTAGAGGTCTACTACTTCGAGCAGACCATCCCCTGGACCAAGGTCAAGTTCCCGAAGATCATGCCCGTGGAGGGCGTCACCCCGGAGTCGGTCGCCAAGACGGGCACCACCCGCTGGTACACCACGGTCCGCAAGTTCTGGGTGGAGCCGGTCACCGGAGCGCCCGTCTACGGCGAGGAGATCCACCAGGAGGAGCTGCGCGGCGGCACCCTCCTGGGGGACCGCGACAAGGTGACGGCCTTCTCCGGGCACGTGAAAATGCGCGAGGACTACATCGAGTACACGGTCGACCTGGTCAAGTCCAACCGCACCCTGGTCCTGATGATGACCACGTACCTCCCCTGGGGCTTCCTGATCCTCGGCGCGGGGCTCCTGTCGCTCTCCCTCTACCTGGAGGCACGCAGCCGCCGCGGCGGCGACCCCGCGCCCACGGGCGCGGCGGAACCCGAGCCGGTCAGCGCCTGA
- a CDS encoding DUF4184 family protein, which translates to MPFTLSHAAAVLPAVRGDGSGRGRLVPAALVAGSFAPDMTYYAASVLSGAMEFGAFTHSFTGVFTFDVLVAWALVGAWLVLREPLVALLPRARQGRVAGLLRCGAARERLCPSVVLRWYASAALGALTHVVWDAFTHHDRWGVELVPVLGRQAGGSPLYWYVQYGSSAVAAVVIALFVLVAVRRTPSGEPVGVPVLSGSDRWAAGAVIGGCALVGAVQRASLWLAGRGADAKPWEWIPTLCFGAGAGLVLGLALYALGVRMWRPAPARPSPAAARTEPSRPTPR; encoded by the coding sequence TTGCCCTTCACACTCAGCCATGCCGCGGCCGTGCTGCCCGCTGTGCGCGGCGACGGAAGCGGCCGCGGCCGGCTGGTGCCGGCGGCCCTCGTGGCCGGTTCGTTCGCTCCCGACATGACCTATTACGCGGCAAGTGTGCTGTCCGGAGCGATGGAGTTCGGCGCCTTCACCCACTCCTTCACCGGTGTGTTCACCTTCGACGTGCTCGTCGCCTGGGCTCTCGTGGGTGCGTGGCTGGTGCTGCGCGAGCCGCTGGTCGCACTGCTGCCGCGGGCGCGGCAGGGGCGGGTCGCGGGTCTACTGCGCTGCGGGGCGGCACGTGAACGTCTGTGTCCGTCGGTGGTGTTGCGGTGGTACGCCTCGGCGGCGCTCGGCGCGCTGACGCATGTCGTGTGGGACGCGTTCACACATCACGACCGGTGGGGTGTGGAGCTGGTGCCCGTCCTGGGCCGGCAGGCGGGAGGCTCGCCCCTGTACTGGTATGTGCAGTACGGCAGTTCGGCGGTGGCGGCCGTCGTCATCGCGCTCTTCGTGCTCGTCGCGGTGCGGCGTACGCCGTCGGGCGAGCCCGTGGGGGTGCCCGTACTGTCCGGTTCCGACCGGTGGGCGGCCGGTGCCGTGATCGGGGGTTGCGCGCTGGTCGGCGCGGTGCAGCGGGCTTCGCTCTGGCTCGCCGGGCGGGGTGCCGACGCGAAGCCCTGGGAGTGGATCCCGACGCTGTGTTTCGGCGCGGGCGCCGGGCTTGTGCTCGGCCTCGCGCTGTACGCGCTGGGGGTCAGGATGTGGCGTCCCGCTCCGGCTCGTCCCAGCCCGGCAGCGGCTCGTACGGAGCCGAGCCGTCCGACTCCTCGCTGA
- the hrpB gene encoding ATP-dependent helicase HrpB, which produces MIRYDALDLLPVRGALPGLSDSLEAHGAAVLVAPPGTGKTTLVPLALAGLLDEGPARRVVVAEPRRIAARAAARRMAWLLGEKVGESVGYTVRGERVVGPRARVEVVTTGVLLQRLQRDQELAGVDVVVLDECHERHLDADTVAAFLLDVRAALRPELRLVAASATTDAEGWAHLLGDAPVVEAQGISYPVEVVWAPPVRPVRPPHGMRVDPVLLTHVASQVRRALAEYEGDVLCFLPGVGEIARVAGQLGDLGGVEVLQVHGRAPAAVQDAVLSGGAGRRVVLATSVAESSLTVPGVRVVVDSGLAREPRVDHARGLSALATVRASQAAGRQRAGRAGREAPGRVYRCWSEAEDTRLARFPAPEIKVADLTAFALQAACWGDPDATGLALLDPPPGGAMAAARTVLSAVGAVDAAGRATERGVRMSRLGLHPRLARALLDAAPVVGADRAAEVVALLSEEPPREYGDDLAAAWRAARRGGDAYAARWRTESRRLRTSSTALTGSSARASQPGAGDDWVAGLVAALAFPERVARARGGSHLMVSGTRAEVSEGSGLRGAPWLAVAVADRPVGAGHARVRLAAVIDEETAMRAAASLRSRGDEVHWADGDVVARRVERLGAVELTVRPIRNADAGLVRDALLEGLREEGFGLLRWSQDAEVLRRRLAFLRLHLGAPWPDVSDDALHARVDEWLEPELSRARRRADLARIEAGQALNRLLPWATGDAARLDELAPERIGVPSGSRIRIDYADPEQPVLAVKLQEMFGLARTPRVAGVPVLVHLLSPAGRPAAVTADLASFWREGYKAVRAELRGRYPRHPWPEDPATAEPTRYTNARLRR; this is translated from the coding sequence GTGATCCGTTACGACGCCCTGGACCTGCTGCCCGTACGCGGCGCGCTGCCCGGCCTGAGCGACTCCCTGGAGGCGCACGGTGCGGCGGTCCTCGTCGCACCGCCCGGTACGGGCAAGACGACCCTCGTGCCCCTGGCGCTCGCCGGACTGCTGGACGAGGGCCCGGCACGCCGCGTCGTCGTCGCCGAGCCGCGCCGCATCGCCGCCCGGGCGGCCGCGCGGCGGATGGCGTGGCTGCTCGGGGAGAAGGTCGGCGAAAGCGTCGGGTACACCGTGCGCGGGGAGCGTGTGGTGGGGCCACGCGCGCGCGTGGAGGTCGTCACGACCGGTGTGCTGCTGCAACGGCTCCAGCGGGACCAGGAGTTGGCGGGCGTCGACGTGGTCGTGCTCGACGAGTGCCATGAGCGGCATCTGGACGCCGACACGGTGGCCGCCTTCCTGTTGGACGTGCGGGCCGCTCTCCGCCCCGAGCTGCGGCTGGTGGCCGCGTCCGCGACGACCGACGCCGAGGGGTGGGCCCACCTGCTGGGCGACGCGCCGGTGGTCGAGGCACAGGGGATCTCGTATCCGGTCGAGGTGGTGTGGGCGCCGCCCGTGCGCCCTGTGCGGCCGCCCCATGGGATGCGTGTGGACCCGGTACTCCTCACACATGTGGCGTCGCAGGTGCGCCGAGCGCTGGCCGAGTACGAGGGGGACGTCCTGTGCTTCCTCCCGGGGGTCGGTGAGATCGCGCGGGTCGCCGGGCAGTTGGGGGATCTCGGCGGTGTCGAGGTGCTCCAGGTGCACGGCCGGGCGCCGGCCGCCGTGCAGGACGCGGTGCTGTCGGGCGGGGCGGGGCGCCGGGTGGTCCTCGCCACCTCCGTGGCCGAGTCCTCGCTGACGGTTCCGGGGGTCCGGGTGGTCGTCGACTCCGGGCTCGCGCGGGAGCCGCGGGTGGACCACGCGCGCGGGCTGAGCGCGCTGGCGACCGTACGGGCCTCGCAGGCGGCGGGGCGGCAACGGGCGGGGCGGGCCGGTCGTGAGGCACCTGGGCGGGTGTACCGCTGCTGGTCCGAGGCGGAGGACACGCGTCTCGCCCGCTTCCCCGCGCCGGAGATCAAGGTGGCCGACCTGACGGCGTTCGCCCTGCAGGCGGCCTGCTGGGGCGATCCGGACGCCACCGGGCTCGCGCTCCTCGACCCGCCGCCGGGCGGCGCGATGGCCGCGGCGCGCACGGTGCTGTCGGCCGTGGGTGCCGTCGACGCCGCGGGGCGGGCGACCGAGCGGGGTGTGCGCATGTCCCGGCTCGGGTTGCATCCGCGACTCGCCCGGGCCCTGCTGGACGCGGCACCCGTGGTCGGCGCGGACCGGGCCGCCGAGGTGGTCGCCCTCCTGAGCGAGGAGCCGCCACGGGAGTACGGCGACGATCTGGCGGCGGCCTGGCGGGCGGCCCGGCGCGGCGGCGACGCCTACGCGGCCCGCTGGCGCACGGAGTCCCGCCGTCTGCGCACGTCGTCCACGGCCCTCACCGGATCGTCGGCCCGCGCCTCTCAGCCGGGTGCCGGGGACGACTGGGTCGCCGGGCTCGTGGCCGCCCTGGCGTTCCCCGAACGCGTCGCGCGGGCCCGGGGCGGGTCCCACCTCATGGTGTCGGGGACCCGGGCCGAGGTGTCGGAAGGTTCGGGCTTGCGCGGGGCGCCCTGGCTCGCCGTGGCCGTCGCGGACCGGCCGGTCGGCGCCGGGCACGCGCGCGTGCGGCTCGCGGCCGTCATCGACGAGGAGACGGCGATGCGGGCCGCGGCGAGCCTGCGCTCCCGGGGCGACGAGGTCCACTGGGCCGACGGTGACGTCGTCGCGCGGCGGGTCGAGCGGCTCGGGGCCGTGGAGCTGACGGTGCGGCCGATCAGGAACGCCGACGCCGGGCTCGTACGGGATGCGCTTCTTGAAGGGCTGCGGGAGGAGGGGTTCGGCCTGTTGCGGTGGTCTCAGGATGCCGAGGTGCTGCGGCGGCGGCTCGCGTTTCTGCGGCTGCATCTGGGCGCCCCTTGGCCCGACGTGTCCGACGACGCGCTCCACGCGCGCGTGGACGAGTGGCTGGAGCCGGAGCTGAGCCGCGCCCGGCGGCGGGCCGATCTCGCGCGGATCGAGGCGGGGCAGGCCTTGAACCGTCTGCTGCCCTGGGCCACCGGGGACGCCGCCCGCCTCGACGAGCTCGCGCCCGAGCGGATCGGGGTACCCAGCGGGTCCAGAATCCGGATCGACTACGCGGACCCCGAACAGCCCGTGCTCGCGGTGAAGTTGCAGGAGATGTTCGGGCTGGCACGGACGCCGCGCGTCGCCGGTGTGCCCGTACTCGTGCATCTGCTCTCGCCCGCGGGGCGGCCCGCAGCCGTCACCGCCGACCTGGCCTCCTTCTGGAGGGAGGGCTACAAGGCCGTACGGGCCGAACTGCGCGGGCGCTACCCCAGGCATCCCTGGCCCGAGGACCCGGCGACCGCCGAGCCGACGCGGTACACGAACGCGCGGCTCAGGCGCTGA
- a CDS encoding SPW_0924 family protein, giving the protein MRALIAAAIGLAVALALVFTITAMGSPAGKTSPKPMLTTVPTHP; this is encoded by the coding sequence ATGCGTGCCCTCATAGCCGCCGCGATCGGTCTCGCCGTGGCGCTCGCCCTGGTGTTCACGATCACGGCCATGGGCTCACCGGCAGGCAAGACCTCGCCGAAGCCGATGCTCACCACCGTCCCCACACACCCATAG
- a CDS encoding lytic transglycosylase domain-containing protein — protein MVAHFGTRLRKGAMTTAVAAAAVAALSASQAPGVTTDGQGRQTTGADAESTPDGNGDGSATGNSPYYTDLPPLNTPVPAPTIGTPAATGEAEAGIPATVLDAYKKAADSLSASKPGCNLPWELLAAIGKVESGQARGGNVDAAGTTITPILGPVLNGNGFANIGDTDGGAYDGDSTYDRAVGPMQFIPSTWEWAGEDGNGDGKKDPNNIYDAALAAGNYLCRFSWDLSDQADLNSAILSYNNSTEYLNTVLSWLEYYRKGTHEVPDGTGALPSNRSDGSDGATTSPSPSPSPSTPSTPSTPAPTPPKPSPPSGGGTTTPSPTPPGPTLPTTPTPTETVDHLEDAGTGALTATAGDTFGEQVAVRTETKAGKAVAKVRVRFTIVGDTTDATFTGGETVATVVTDSAGTATAPALVAGEKTGDFIVRTTVVGRTLTGLDYTASVTARQADTLVRTSDTALTCVPGGEFADQVEVKATYNGAVADKVAATATLIKSADDATENDKGPYFKDADGNTVRTLADLTTDADGLLKLPKLYADDTTGTFLLRITTTGGATLTVELTVAAAATPEPEPTTTA, from the coding sequence ATGGTGGCGCATTTCGGTACGAGGCTGCGCAAGGGAGCGATGACCACGGCTGTGGCCGCGGCCGCGGTCGCGGCTCTGTCCGCTTCCCAGGCCCCGGGAGTGACCACCGACGGCCAGGGCAGACAGACCACCGGCGCCGACGCCGAGTCCACGCCCGACGGGAACGGCGACGGCAGCGCCACCGGCAACTCGCCGTACTACACGGACCTTCCGCCCCTGAACACGCCCGTCCCGGCGCCGACCATCGGCACCCCCGCCGCCACCGGCGAAGCCGAGGCAGGCATACCCGCGACCGTCCTCGACGCCTACAAGAAGGCCGCGGACTCGCTCAGCGCGTCCAAGCCGGGCTGCAACCTCCCCTGGGAGCTCCTCGCCGCGATCGGCAAGGTCGAGTCCGGCCAGGCCCGCGGAGGCAACGTCGACGCCGCCGGCACCACCATCACCCCGATCCTCGGCCCGGTCCTCAACGGCAACGGCTTCGCGAACATCGGCGACACCGACGGCGGCGCGTACGACGGCGACAGCACCTACGACCGCGCGGTCGGCCCGATGCAGTTCATCCCGTCCACCTGGGAGTGGGCGGGCGAGGACGGCAACGGCGACGGCAAGAAGGACCCCAACAACATCTACGACGCGGCGCTCGCGGCGGGCAACTACCTGTGCCGGTTCAGCTGGGACCTGTCCGACCAGGCCGACCTCAACAGCGCGATCCTCAGCTACAACAACTCGACGGAGTACCTCAACACCGTCCTGTCGTGGCTGGAGTACTACCGCAAGGGCACCCACGAGGTGCCGGACGGCACGGGCGCGCTGCCCTCGAACCGCAGCGACGGCTCGGACGGGGCCACCACCTCGCCGAGTCCGAGCCCGAGCCCGAGCACGCCGAGTACCCCGAGTACCCCGGCACCGACTCCCCCGAAGCCGAGCCCCCCGTCGGGCGGCGGCACCACAACCCCCAGCCCGACCCCGCCCGGTCCGACCCTCCCCACCACGCCCACCCCCACCGAAACCGTGGACCACCTGGAGGACGCGGGCACCGGGGCGCTCACCGCGACGGCGGGCGACACCTTCGGTGAGCAGGTCGCGGTGCGGACCGAGACCAAGGCCGGCAAGGCGGTCGCCAAGGTCCGGGTGCGGTTCACGATCGTCGGCGACACCACGGACGCCACCTTCACCGGCGGCGAGACCGTCGCCACGGTCGTCACCGACAGCGCCGGCACGGCCACCGCGCCCGCGCTCGTGGCAGGCGAGAAGACCGGCGACTTCATCGTCCGCACCACCGTCGTGGGCCGCACGCTGACCGGCCTCGACTACACGGCGAGCGTCACGGCGCGCCAGGCCGACACCCTCGTACGCACCAGCGACACCGCCCTGACCTGCGTGCCGGGCGGCGAGTTCGCGGACCAGGTCGAGGTGAAGGCCACCTACAACGGCGCGGTCGCGGACAAGGTCGCGGCCACCGCCACCCTCATCAAGTCGGCGGACGACGCCACCGAGAACGACAAGGGCCCGTACTTCAAGGACGCGGACGGCAACACCGTACGCACCCTCGCGGACCTCACCACGGACGCCGACGGTCTGCTGAAGCTCCCGAAGCTGTACGCGGACGACACCACCGGCACGTTCCTGCTCCGCATCACCACCACGGGCGGCGCGACGCTGACGGTCGAACTGACGGTGGCCGCGGCGGCCACCCCCGAGCCGGAGCCGACGACCACGGCGTAG
- a CDS encoding serine hydrolase, whose product MGIRMLNRHTAIATAVVSALLAPIPAVAAHASTAQVPAACRSTRDPDLAARMSRDLRAALSSRQGTVSVAVHDDDTGLTCTLASARQYDSASVAKVVIMEGALRRAEELGRKLTGWELANVRPMITRSDNPAALRLWTDLGHAYLGRILARAGTKGTALGPKGYWGLTRTTAADQMRLLAVLTNTRSFLKTRAYGLKLLSQVRRDQRWGVPAGMPKGLKAHVKNGWLPRATHGWRVHSVGAFTGRGRTYRIVVLSHDNPTMAYGVRTIERIAQAVHRGLNQKRGLSDGRGLVQGPTPENAISEESDGSAPYEPLPGWDEPERDATS is encoded by the coding sequence ATGGGTATACGCATGCTCAACCGCCACACGGCCATAGCCACGGCCGTCGTCTCGGCGCTCCTCGCGCCGATACCCGCGGTCGCCGCGCACGCGAGCACCGCGCAGGTGCCCGCGGCCTGCCGCTCCACCCGTGACCCCGACCTCGCCGCCCGGATGTCCCGCGACCTCCGGGCGGCGCTTTCGTCCCGCCAGGGCACCGTCTCCGTGGCGGTGCACGACGACGACACCGGCCTGACCTGCACCCTCGCGAGCGCGCGCCAGTACGACTCGGCGAGCGTCGCCAAGGTCGTGATCATGGAGGGCGCCCTGCGCCGGGCCGAGGAACTCGGGCGCAAACTCACCGGCTGGGAGCTGGCCAACGTCCGCCCGATGATCACCAGGTCCGACAACCCCGCCGCCCTGCGACTGTGGACCGACCTCGGCCACGCCTACCTGGGCCGCATCCTGGCCCGCGCCGGGACGAAAGGCACCGCTCTCGGCCCGAAGGGCTACTGGGGCCTGACCCGCACCACAGCGGCCGATCAGATGCGGCTGCTCGCCGTGCTCACCAACACCCGCTCGTTCCTGAAGACCCGCGCCTACGGTCTGAAGCTGCTCAGCCAGGTCCGCCGCGACCAGCGCTGGGGCGTGCCCGCCGGTATGCCGAAAGGCCTGAAGGCCCACGTCAAGAACGGCTGGCTGCCGCGCGCGACGCACGGCTGGCGCGTACACAGCGTCGGCGCGTTCACCGGCCGCGGCCGCACGTACCGCATCGTCGTCCTCTCGCACGACAACCCGACGATGGCGTACGGAGTGCGCACCATCGAGCGCATCGCGCAGGCCGTCCACCGCGGACTCAACCAGAAGCGCGGCCTGAGCGACGGGCGCGGTCTGGTGCAGGGCCCCACCCCCGAGAACGCGATCAGCGAGGAGTCGGACGGCTCGGCTCCGTACGAGCCGCTGCCGGGCTGGGACGAGCCGGAGCGGGACGCCACATCCTGA
- a CDS encoding class I SAM-dependent methyltransferase, translating into MGPQTNTREPIIQEPEPFEPEATRRDADVTESSRANRGWWDRNADEYQTEHGTFLGDDRFVWCPEGLDEVEAELLGPPEDLKGKDILEIGAGAAQCSRWLAGQGARPVALDLSHRQLQHALRIGGTVPLVEADAGALPFADGSFDLACSAYGALPFVADPVRVLRDVRRVLRPGGRFVFSVTHPVRWAFPDEPGPEGLSVASSYFDRTPYVEQDEEGRAVYVEHHRTIGDRVRDIVAGGFTLLDVVEPEWPAWNTQEWGGWSPLRGNLIPGTAIFVCVRD; encoded by the coding sequence ATGGGTCCGCAGACTAATACGAGGGAGCCGATCATCCAAGAGCCCGAACCGTTCGAGCCCGAAGCCACCCGACGCGACGCGGATGTCACGGAGAGTTCCCGCGCCAATCGCGGCTGGTGGGACCGGAACGCGGACGAGTACCAGACCGAGCACGGCACCTTCCTCGGAGACGACCGATTCGTGTGGTGCCCCGAGGGGCTCGACGAGGTGGAGGCCGAGCTGCTCGGCCCGCCGGAGGACCTCAAGGGGAAGGACATCCTGGAGATCGGCGCCGGCGCGGCCCAGTGCTCGCGCTGGCTGGCCGGGCAGGGGGCGCGTCCGGTGGCCCTGGACCTCTCCCACCGCCAGCTCCAGCACGCGCTGCGGATCGGCGGAACCGTGCCCCTGGTGGAGGCCGACGCGGGCGCCCTGCCGTTCGCGGACGGCTCCTTCGACCTGGCGTGCTCGGCGTACGGTGCGCTGCCGTTCGTCGCCGACCCGGTGCGCGTGCTGCGCGATGTACGCCGGGTGCTGCGTCCCGGCGGCCGTTTCGTCTTCTCCGTGACGCACCCGGTCCGCTGGGCCTTCCCGGACGAGCCGGGCCCCGAGGGCCTGTCGGTCGCCTCCTCCTACTTCGACCGCACTCCGTACGTGGAGCAGGACGAGGAGGGCCGCGCGGTGTACGTCGAGCACCACAGGACGATCGGCGACCGCGTCCGCGACATCGTGGCCGGCGGCTTCACCCTCCTCGACGTCGTCGAGCCGGAGTGGCCCGCTTGGAACACCCAGGAGTGGGGCGGCTGGTCCCCGCTGCGCGGGAATCTGATCCCGGGCACGGCGATCTTCGTCTGCGTACGAGACTGA
- the polA gene encoding DNA polymerase I has translation MAETASKKSDKTSGETRPRLMLMDGHSLAYRAFFALPAENFTTATGQPTNAIYGFASMLANTLRDEAPTHFAVAFDVSRKTWRSEEFTEYKANRSKTPDEFKGQVELIGELLDAMHAERFAVDGFEADDIIATLATQAEAAGFEVLIVTGDRDSFQLVSEHTTVLYPTKGVSELTRFTPEKVFEKYGLTPAQYPDFAALRGDPSDNLPGIPGVGEKTAAKWINQFGSFAELVERVDEVKGKAGQNLRDHLDAVKLNRRLTEMVKDVELPKTVTDLERAAYDRKAVAMVLDTLEIRNPSLRERLLAVDPGAEESEETKPVAEGVELDGTVLGAGELKPWLAEHGTEILGLATVDTWALGAGSVTEVALAAADGAAAWFDPTQLDEADDNSFEKWLADPGSPKVMHNAKGAMRVFAEHGWTIEGVSMDTALAAYLVKPGRRSFALDALSLEYLGRELGPTAAADGQLAFGTDDQAEADALMVQARTILDLGEAFGERLEEAGAADLLRDMELPTSALLARMERHGIAADRTHLEAMEQMFAAAVQQAVKEAHASVGHEFNLGSPKQLQEVFFGELDLPKTKKTKTGFTTDADALAWLAGQTDHDLPVIMLRHREQARLRSTVEGLIKTIAVDGRIHTTFNQTVAATGRLSSTDPNLQNIPVRTDEGRAIRRGFVVGEGFESLMTADYSQIELRVMAHLSEDEGLLEAFTSGEDLHTTVASQVFSVERSAVDAEMRRKIKAMSYGLAYGLSAFGLSQQLNIDAGEARGLMDTYFERFGGVRDYLRRVVDEARATGYTETLFGRRRHLPDLNSDNRQRRETAERMALNAPIQGTAADIVKIAMLKVDSALREADLKSRMLLQVHDEIVLEIAPGERAKTEELVRREMASAVQLRAPLDVSVGSGDDWESAAH, from the coding sequence GTGGCAGAAACAGCATCGAAGAAGAGCGACAAGACCTCCGGCGAGACGCGTCCCCGGCTGATGCTCATGGACGGGCACTCGCTGGCGTACCGCGCGTTCTTCGCGCTGCCCGCGGAGAACTTCACGACCGCGACGGGCCAGCCGACGAACGCGATCTACGGCTTCGCGTCGATGCTGGCGAACACGCTGCGCGACGAGGCGCCCACGCACTTCGCGGTGGCGTTCGACGTCTCCCGCAAGACGTGGCGCTCCGAGGAGTTCACCGAGTACAAGGCGAACAGGTCCAAGACCCCCGACGAGTTCAAGGGCCAGGTCGAGCTGATCGGCGAGCTGCTCGACGCGATGCACGCCGAGCGGTTCGCGGTCGACGGCTTCGAGGCCGACGACATCATCGCGACGCTCGCCACGCAGGCCGAGGCCGCGGGGTTCGAGGTGCTGATCGTCACCGGCGACCGCGACTCCTTCCAGCTGGTCTCCGAGCACACGACGGTGCTGTACCCGACGAAGGGCGTCTCGGAGCTGACCCGCTTCACTCCGGAGAAGGTCTTCGAGAAGTACGGGCTGACGCCGGCCCAGTACCCCGACTTCGCGGCGCTGCGCGGCGACCCGTCCGACAACCTGCCGGGCATCCCCGGCGTCGGTGAGAAGACCGCCGCGAAGTGGATCAACCAGTTCGGTTCCTTCGCGGAGCTGGTCGAGCGCGTCGACGAGGTCAAGGGCAAGGCCGGGCAGAACCTCCGCGACCACCTGGACGCGGTGAAGCTCAACCGCCGTCTCACGGAGATGGTGAAGGACGTCGAGCTGCCCAAGACGGTCACCGACCTGGAGCGCGCCGCGTACGACCGCAAGGCCGTGGCGATGGTCCTGGACACCCTGGAGATCCGGAACCCGTCACTGCGTGAGCGGCTCCTCGCCGTCGACCCGGGGGCCGAGGAGTCCGAGGAGACGAAGCCGGTCGCCGAGGGCGTCGAACTCGACGGCACGGTGCTGGGCGCGGGCGAGCTGAAGCCGTGGCTCGCCGAGCACGGCACGGAGATCCTGGGGCTGGCCACGGTCGACACCTGGGCGCTCGGCGCGGGCTCCGTGACCGAGGTCGCGCTCGCCGCCGCCGATGGCGCGGCCGCGTGGTTCGACCCGACGCAGCTGGACGAGGCCGACGACAACTCGTTCGAGAAGTGGCTCGCCGACCCCGGCAGCCCCAAGGTCATGCACAACGCCAAGGGCGCGATGCGGGTCTTCGCCGAGCACGGCTGGACCATCGAGGGCGTGTCCATGGACACCGCGCTCGCCGCGTACCTGGTCAAGCCGGGGCGCCGCTCCTTCGCCCTCGACGCACTGTCCCTGGAGTACCTCGGCCGGGAGCTGGGGCCCACCGCCGCGGCCGACGGGCAGCTCGCCTTCGGCACCGACGACCAGGCCGAGGCCGACGCGCTGATGGTGCAGGCCCGCACGATCCTCGACCTGGGCGAGGCGTTCGGCGAGCGGCTTGAGGAGGCCGGCGCGGCCGATCTGCTGCGCGACATGGAGCTGCCGACGTCCGCCCTGCTGGCCCGGATGGAGCGGCACGGCATCGCGGCCGACCGGACGCATCTGGAAGCCATGGAGCAGATGTTCGCGGCCGCCGTGCAGCAGGCCGTGAAGGAGGCGCACGCCTCCGTGGGGCACGAGTTCAACCTCGGCTCGCCCAAGCAGCTCCAGGAAGTCTTCTTCGGCGAACTCGACCTGCCCAAGACGAAGAAGACCAAGACGGGTTTCACCACGGACGCGGACGCGCTGGCCTGGCTGGCCGGGCAGACCGACCACGATCTGCCGGTGATCATGCTCCGCCACCGTGAGCAGGCGAGGCTCCGGTCGACGGTCGAGGGCCTGATCAAGACGATCGCGGTGGACGGCCGCATCCACACCACCTTCAACCAGACCGTGGCCGCGACGGGCCGCCTGTCGTCCACGGACCCGAACCTGCAGAACATCCCGGTCCGCACCGACGAGGGCCGCGCGATCCGCCGCGGCTTCGTGGTCGGTGAGGGCTTCGAGTCGCTCATGACCGCGGACTACAGCCAGATCGAACTGCGCGTGATGGCCCACCTGTCCGAGGACGAGGGCCTGTTGGAGGCGTTCACCTCCGGGGAGGACCTGCACACCACGGTCGCCTCGCAGGTGTTCTCCGTGGAGCGGTCCGCGGTCGACGCGGAGATGCGGCGCAAGATCAAGGCGATGTCGTACGGACTGGCGTACGGCCTGTCGGCCTTCGGCCTCTCCCAGCAGCTGAACATCGACGCGGGCGAGGCACGCGGGCTGATGGACACGTACTTCGAGCGGTTCGGCGGCGTACGCGACTATCTGCGCCGCGTCGTCGACGAGGCCCGCGCCACGGGCTACACGGAGACCCTGTTCGGCCGCCGCCGCCACCTGCCCGACCTCAACAGCGACAACCGGCAGCGGCGCGAGACGGCCGAGCGGATGGCTCTGAACGCGCCCATCCAGGGCACGGCCGCCGACATCGTCAAGATCGCCATGCTCAAGGTGGACAGCGCCCTGCGCGAAGCCGATCTCAAGTCCCGGATGCTCCTCCAGGTCCACGACGAAATCGTCCTGGAGATCGCGCCCGGCGAGCGCGCGAAGACCGAGGAACTGGTCCGGCGCGAAATGGCGTCCGCTGTGCAGCTCCGGGCGCCTCTGGACGTGTCCGTCGGCTCCGGGGACGACTGGGAGTCGGCGGCGCACTAG